The Argiope bruennichi chromosome 9, qqArgBrue1.1, whole genome shotgun sequence genome contains a region encoding:
- the LOC129985337 gene encoding uncharacterized protein LOC129985337: protein MGKEKEKAVCCHCEKQFTTTSNMYQHIREVHGVEPANFGRLKCPGCRNNFPNYESIRNHITRVHNVKCDLEEHRFPTEKDFFEWKYKVEEEKKCLYVRHSAPRIAANKESVYYYICHRSGHHKSRSTGKRPSKLESNKIDAHCPSTMMVKVSKKRVYVLFCPIHYGHEATVGRERRHPKDPSSSDKKAKDDKINEGSKSSLQKTLDGVQHGTEESEHLQALIKKDVQNIKKDFAARSSEENHENEIASIRWWVQSVSQLEDNPIIFYKDQGAADMTGFLSDEDFCLIIMTKFQLKMLTDFCNPKICIDTVHGANANDYYLTTMLTVDEFDVGCPVAFCICNRTNIEVINFFFNYIRSKAGVISTTVFMSDDAPEFYNAWEVVMGASQYQLLCPWLVDRNWRKNLSKINPRIKKITVYKTLRVLLQEPNLESFMEMEKNFVKLLEDDPDTRKFKKYYSTYYAQRVQLWAFCYRKHLGINTNIYLEAFHKVLTHVYLEGKRVKRIDKTLDALLKLSKDKIFERMCNIARKIPSSSETNVQNHLQSILITDEMITPVIEDQEWKVKSSHEIPSTYTVRKCLKPVCRSCKCSPLHPNSNICIHEYECSCYDNVIKFNICEHIQACLRVIESKKKQPVATQCRVIVINAQALKQQNTNSNSDVEIAFNKKLMLLKELSNSVKTRNTYLQANTLLDKCIALFKEAKDLNSIVDSNVKNAVTVSES, encoded by the exons atgggaaaagaaaaagagaaggcTGTATGCTGTCATTGCGAGAAACAATTTACAACGACTTCCAATATGTATCAACATATTCGAGAGGTCCATGGCGTGGAACCTGCGAATTTTGGTCGTTTGAAATGCCCAGGTTGTCGCAACAACTTTCCGAATTATGAAAGTATAAGAAATCACATTACAAGAGTACATAATGTTAAATGCGATTTAGAAGAACATCGTTTCCCAActgaaaaag atttttttgaatGGAAGTACAaagtggaagaagaaaaaaaatgcttatatgtaCGTCATTCTGCTCCTAGAATTGCTGCTAATAAAGAAAGTGTGTATTATTATATATGCCATCGTAGTGGTCATCATAAAAGTCGTTCAACTGGCaaaagaccttcaaaactagaatcaaataaaatagaTGCTCATTGTCCTTCTACCATGATggttaaagtttctaaaaaaagagTATATGTTTTATTCTGTCCAATTCATTATGGACATGAAGCAACAGTTGGGCGTGAAAGAAGACATCCAAAAGATCCAAGTTCTTCTGATAAAAAAGCAAAAGAtg ataaaatcaATGAAGGGTCGAAATCTTCTTTGCAAAAAACTCTAGATGGTGTTCAGCATGGAACAGAAGAAAGTGAGCATTTACAGGCCCTCATCAAAAAAGAtgtacaaaatatcaaaaaggaCTTTGCTGCACGTAGTTCTGaagaaaatcatgaaaatgaaattgcaagTATCAGATGGTGGGTACAGTCTGTATCGCAACTGGAAGATAAtcctataattttttataaagatcaaGGAGCTGCTGATATGACAGGATTCCTCAGTGATgaagatttttgtttaataattatgacCAAATTTCAACTAAAGATGCTCACAGACTTCTGTAATCCAAAAATCTGTATTGATACTGTGCATGGTGCAAATGCCAATGATTATTATTTGACAACTATGTTAACTGTTGATGAATTTGATGTAGGATGCCCAGTggcattttgtatttgtaatagaacaaatattgaagtgattaatttctttttcaattatattagaaGTAAAGCAGGTGTAATTAGTACTACTGTTTTTATGTCTGACGATGCACCTGAATTTTATAATGCTTGGGAAGTAGTTATGGGAGCATCTCAATATCAGTTGCTATGTCCATGGTTAGTTGATAGGAACTGGAGAAAAAATCTTTCGAAAATCAAtcccagaattaaaaaaattactgtttataaGACTTTAAGAGTATTACTTCAAGAACCTAATTTAGAATCTTTCATGGAAATGGAGAAAAATTTTGTTAAGTTGCTTGAAGATGATCCTGATACAAGgaagtttaaaaagtattattccaCATATTATGCACAACGTGTTCAACTCTGGGCATTTTGTTACAGAAAGCATTTAGGTATCAATACAAATATATACTTGGAAGCTTTTCATAAAGTTCTTACACATGTTTACCTTGAAGGTAAAAGAGTGAAAAGAATTGACAAAACATtagatgcattattaaaattaagtaaagataaaatctttgaaaGGATGTGTAATATAGCTAGAAAAATTCCTTCCTCTTCTGAAACAAATGTTCAGAATCATTTGCAAAGTATATTAATAACGGATGAAATGATAACACCTGTTATTGAAGATCAAGAATGGAAAGTGAAATCATCTCATGAAATTCCTAGTACATATACTGTGAGAAAATGTCTTAAACCTGTGTGTCGTTCTTGCAAATGTTCCCCACTTCATCCCAATTCTAATATTTGTATTCATGAATATGAATGTTCATGCTATGACAATGTCATTAAATTCAACATCTGTGAACATATACAGGCTTGCTTAAGAGTTATTGAATCTAAGAAAAAACAACCTGTTGCTACTCAGTGCAGAGTAATTGTGATCAACGCACAGGCTCTTAAGcaacaaaatacaaattctaattCTGATGTAGAAAtagcattcaataaaaaattaatgcttctGAAAGAACTTTCCAATTCTGTAAAAACAAGAAATACATACTTGCAAGCTAATACATTACTTGATAAATGTATAGCATTATTTAAAGAGGCCaaagatttaaattcaattgttGATTCAAATGTGAAGAATGCTGTCACTGTCAGTGAATCTTAG
- the LOC129985173 gene encoding uncharacterized protein LOC129985173 encodes MGKDKEKAVCCHCEKQFTKTSNMYQHIREVHGVEPVNFGRLKCPGCGSNFPNYECIRNHITKQHNVKCELEEHLFSNEKDFYEWKRKIEDEGKGFYVRNTSPKVSAAKENTYYYICHRSGHCKSRATGKRNLKIESNKMSGNCPSTMMVKVSKHVNVIYCPTHFGHDASTGRERRHAKDQGSLEKKERREDRINEGSKSSLQKVLDEVQHGTEEFERIQQLTKKDVLSIKKDLCLLPTEQSHENEAFSVRLWVDSMSQLAENNPIIFYKDQGAADMTGFLNEQDFCLIIMTRLQQKMLTEFCNPKICIDSTHGTNANDYYLTTMLTVDEFDVGCPVAFCICNRTDIEVINFFFNYIRSKVGVINTNVFMSDDAPEFYNAWEVVMGPTQHYLLCTWLVDKNWRKNLAKINSRFKKITVYKTLRVLLKEPNLQSFTEMERNFVKLLEDDPDTRKFKKYYSTYYSERLQLWAFCYRRHLGIQTNIYLESFHKVLKHIYLEGKKIKRIDKTLNALMKLTKDKIFEKISNIAKKVPITLSNVNQVDVQNSLISSEMIIPVNGNAEWNVTASQESSFHYIVREVTEPICSTCKCSPLYLESICVHKYECTCYDNLINCNICEHIQACLKFKNLNPKQPAEFVNNAEPSKEQNSVLGNPDLQKECDKKLILLKEELASTKMSKNAYLKINSLLDRCLTLCKENNEIKAVVSSLL; translated from the exons ATGGGGAAAGACAAAGAAAAAGCTGTTTGTTGTCATTGTGAGAAACAATTTACAAAAACTTCCAATATGTATCAACATATTCGTGAAGTTCACGGCGTGGAACCTGTTAATTTCGGCCGTCTCAAATGTCCAGGGTGTGGTAGTAATTTCCCGAATTACGAATGCATACGAAATCATATAACAAAGCAGCATAATGTCAAATGCGAGCTAGAAGAGCACCTATTTTCGAATGAAAAAg atttttatgaGTGGAAACGAAAAATTGAAGACGAAGGAAAAGGTTTTTATGTTCGTAACACATCTCCTAAAGTCTCAGCTGctaaagaaaatacatattattacatTTGTCATAGAAGTGGTCACTGCAAAAGTCGTGCAACAGGCAAGAGAAAtcttaaaattgaatcaaataaaatgagTGGGAATTGTCCTTCAACTATGATGGTTAAAGTATCAAAGCATGTGAATGTAATATATTGTCCTACACATTTTGGTCATGATGCATCAACAGGACGTGAAAGGCGACATGCAAAAGATCAAGGATCtcttgaaaaaaaagaaaggagagAAG ATAGAATTAATGAAGGCTCAAAATCTTCTTTACAAAAAGTTCTCGATGAAGTTCAGCATGGAACTGAGGAATTTGAACGGATTCAACAACTGACTAAAAAAGATGTCCTAAGTATTAAAAAAGATCTCTGCTTACTTCCTACTGAACAGAGTCATGAAAATGAGGCCTTCAGTGTTAGATTGTGGGTCGATTCTATGTCTCAATTGGCAGAAAATAATcctataattttttacaaagatcAAGGAGCTGCTGACATGACAGGATTCCTCAATGAACAAGACTTCTGTTTGATAATTATGACTAGATTGCAACAAAAAATGCTAACAGAATTCTGTAACCCAAAAATATGCATCGATTCAACACATGGAACAAATGCTAATGATTATTATTTGACAACAATGCTAACAGTGGATGAATTTGATGTTGGATGCCCAGTAGCTTTTTGCATCTGTAATAGAACCGATATAGaagttataaacttttttttcaattatattagaaGTAAAGTTGGGGTAATTAATACTAATGTATTTATGTCTGATGATGCCCCTGAATTTTATAATGCATGGGAGGTTGTCATGGGACCAACCCAACATTACCTTTTATGCACATGGCTAGTTGATAAAAACTGGAgaaaaaatcttgcaaaaataaattccagGTTTAAAAAGATTACTGTTTACAAGACTCTTAGAGTGCTTCTAAAAGAACCTAACCTACAGTCTTTCACAGAAATGgagagaaattttgttaaattattagaGGATGATCCAGATACacgaaaatttaagaaatattattccaCTTATTATTCTGAAAGACTTCAACTCTGGGCATTTTGTTACCGTAGACATTTAGGTATACAGaccaatatatatttagaatcatTTCATAAAGTGCTTAAGCATATATAtctggaagggaaaaaaataaaaaggattgaTAAAACATTAAACGCTTTGATGAAGCTCACAAAGgacaaaatatttgagaaaataagtaatatagcAAAAAAAGTTCCCATTACATTATCAAATGTCAATCAAGTTGATGTACAAAATAGCTTAATATCTAGTGAAATGATTATTCCAGTCAATGGCAATGCTGAGTGGAATGTTACTGCTTCTCAAGAATCATCATTTCATTATATTGTAAGAGAAGTAACTGAACCTATATGCAGTACTTGCAAATGTTCTCCACTTTATTTAGAATCTATATGTGTTCATAAATATGAGTGTACTTGCTATGACAATCTTATCAACTGCAATATATGTGAACACATACAGGCATgcctgaaatttaaaaacttaaatcccAAACAGCCTGCAGAATTTGTAAATAATGCAGAACCTTCCAAAGAGCAAAATTCAGTTCTTGGAAATCCTGACCTTCAGAAAGAATgcgataaaaaactaatattattgaAGGAAGAGTTAGCATCGACAAAAATGTCGAAGAatgcatatttgaaaattaattcattgcttGATAGATGCTTAACATTatgcaaagaaaataatgaaataaaagcagtAGTTTCATCTCTGTTGTGA
- the LOC129984143 gene encoding histone-arginine methyltransferase METTL23-like isoform X1, with protein sequence MSVQKLNDGIFIQKPVKTFHFTDETDIIDISCSSSDSLLSETDQHLCNDNCALIKVKEVLDPSFGMYVWPCAPVLGKYIWHNRKRLKDKVIIELGCGTGLISVLAAKCGAYPILTDSKKYGPVFKIAEENMKLNNIDCKDFEIQELTWGYITPFIIRNRPIDFILGSDVFYCPKDFEDLIVTVSYILKKNAGAEFWCTYEHRCMHCAYSSDWNIDYLLRKWDLCCREISLEDFGADRFSVAGHDLPGLKTISLFVFSYAK encoded by the exons atgtcTGTCCAGAAACTGaatgatggaatttttattcagaaaccCGTAAAAACTTTCCACTTCACTGATGAAACAGATATCATTGATATTAGTTGTAGTTCTTCGGATAGTTTACTTTCCGAAACTGATCAGCATTTGTGCAATGACAATTGTGCATTGATAAAAGTAAAAGAA gtacTTGATCCAAGTTTTGGAATGTATGTATGGCCTTGTGCACCTgttttaggaaaatatatttgGCACAATCGAAAAAGACTCAAAGACAAAGTAATTATTGAG TTGGGCTGTGGAACTGGTTTGATTTCAGTTCTTGCTGCTAAATGTGGTGCTTATCCAATTCTGACAGATTCTAAAAAATATGGTCCTGTATTCAAAATAGCTGAAGAAAATATGAAGCTTAATAACATAGATTgcaaagattttgaaattcaagaatTGACATGGGGTTATATAACTccttttataattagaaatagaCCAATCGATTTCATTTTAGGATCTGATGTTTTCTATTGTCCAAAAg attttgaagACTTGATTGTTACCGTatcttatatattaaagaaaaatgctgGTGCTGAATTCTGGTGTACTTATGAACACAGAtg taTGCATTGTGCTTATAGTTCAGATTGGAATATTGATTATTTGCTAAGAAAGTGGGACCTGTGCTGCAGAGAAATTTCCCTTGAAGATTTTGGTGCTGATCGCTTTAGTGTAGCTGGCCATGATTTACCAGGTTTAAAGACTATCAGCCTATTTGTTTTTAGTTATGCCAAATAA
- the LOC129984143 gene encoding histone-arginine methyltransferase METTL23-like isoform X2 produces MSVQKLNDGIFIQKPVKTFHFTDETDIIDISCSSSDSLLSETDQHLCNDNCALIKVKEVLDPSFGMYVWPCAPVLGKYIWHNRKRLKDKVIIELGCGTGLISVLAAKCGAYPILTDSKKYGPVFKIAEENMKLNNIDCKDFEIQELTWGYITPFIIRNRPIDFILGSDVFYCPKDFEDLIVTVSYILKKNAGAEFWCTYEHRCSDWNIDYLLRKWDLCCREISLEDFGADRFSVAGHDLPGLKTISLFVFSYAK; encoded by the exons atgtcTGTCCAGAAACTGaatgatggaatttttattcagaaaccCGTAAAAACTTTCCACTTCACTGATGAAACAGATATCATTGATATTAGTTGTAGTTCTTCGGATAGTTTACTTTCCGAAACTGATCAGCATTTGTGCAATGACAATTGTGCATTGATAAAAGTAAAAGAA gtacTTGATCCAAGTTTTGGAATGTATGTATGGCCTTGTGCACCTgttttaggaaaatatatttgGCACAATCGAAAAAGACTCAAAGACAAAGTAATTATTGAG TTGGGCTGTGGAACTGGTTTGATTTCAGTTCTTGCTGCTAAATGTGGTGCTTATCCAATTCTGACAGATTCTAAAAAATATGGTCCTGTATTCAAAATAGCTGAAGAAAATATGAAGCTTAATAACATAGATTgcaaagattttgaaattcaagaatTGACATGGGGTTATATAACTccttttataattagaaatagaCCAATCGATTTCATTTTAGGATCTGATGTTTTCTATTGTCCAAAAg attttgaagACTTGATTGTTACCGTatcttatatattaaagaaaaatgctgGTGCTGAATTCTGGTGTACTTATGAACACAGAtg TTCAGATTGGAATATTGATTATTTGCTAAGAAAGTGGGACCTGTGCTGCAGAGAAATTTCCCTTGAAGATTTTGGTGCTGATCGCTTTAGTGTAGCTGGCCATGATTTACCAGGTTTAAAGACTATCAGCCTATTTGTTTTTAGTTATGCCAAATAA